The following coding sequences lie in one Silvibacterium dinghuense genomic window:
- the moaA gene encoding GTP 3',8-cyclase MoaA, protein MQHSLTPGSLISAAGTTVRTPLTDSHGRRIRDLRVSITDRCNYRCIYCRTGNDGAQYAELPLADYLRMVRAFVRLGVEKVRLTGGEPLLRRGLVEFVRELAELRTPRGDALDLALTTNGHLLEEMAEPLRKAGLQRITVSMDAVEAEKFSRITRVPGSFERVLRGVEAAQRAGLEPVKVNCVVLRGFNDDQIAPFAEFARAKNVVVRFIEFMPLEEDRLWTPDTVVPYAEVVERLRTAGRLVPLPETTPGETAVRFGFEDGKGEVGIIAPVSRSFCGACSRVRLTSDGKIRTCLFSQSEHDLYGQMAHGSTDEELEAYIARAIAGKEARHHIGEPGFLKPSRSMVHIGG, encoded by the coding sequence ATGCAGCATTCTCTTACTCCCGGCAGCCTCATTTCTGCAGCCGGCACAACCGTGCGCACGCCGCTCACCGATAGCCACGGACGCCGCATCCGCGACTTGCGTGTCTCGATCACCGATCGCTGCAACTACCGGTGCATCTATTGCCGGACAGGCAATGACGGCGCGCAGTATGCCGAACTGCCTCTCGCGGACTATCTCCGGATGGTGCGTGCATTTGTCAGGCTCGGCGTCGAGAAAGTGCGCCTCACCGGAGGCGAGCCGCTGCTGCGACGCGGGCTCGTCGAGTTTGTGCGTGAGCTCGCAGAGCTGCGCACGCCGCGCGGCGACGCACTGGATCTGGCGCTCACCACCAACGGCCACCTGCTCGAAGAGATGGCGGAGCCGCTGCGTAAAGCCGGGCTGCAGCGCATCACCGTAAGCATGGATGCAGTGGAAGCAGAGAAGTTTTCGCGCATCACGCGCGTGCCCGGCAGCTTCGAGCGCGTGCTGCGAGGCGTGGAAGCGGCACAACGCGCCGGACTCGAGCCGGTAAAAGTAAACTGCGTCGTGCTGCGCGGCTTCAACGATGACCAGATTGCGCCCTTCGCCGAATTCGCACGCGCAAAGAACGTGGTGGTGCGCTTCATCGAGTTCATGCCCCTCGAAGAAGACCGTCTGTGGACGCCGGACACCGTCGTGCCTTATGCGGAAGTGGTAGAGCGGCTGCGAACCGCAGGCAGGCTGGTGCCATTGCCGGAGACCACGCCCGGCGAAACAGCAGTGCGCTTCGGCTTCGAAGACGGCAAAGGCGAAGTGGGCATCATCGCACCGGTCTCGCGAAGCTTCTGCGGCGCCTGCAGCCGCGTGCGCCTCACCTCAGACGGAAAGATTCGCACCTGCCTCTTCTCCCAGAGTGAGCACGATCTCTATGGACAGATGGCGCATGGCAGCACGGATGAGGAACTCGAGGCATACATCGCCCGCGCTATCGCCGGGAAAGAAGCCCGGCATCATATCGGCGAACCCGGCTTCCTCAAGCCCTCGCGCAGCATGGTGCACATCGGCGGCTAG
- a CDS encoding DegT/DnrJ/EryC1/StrS family aminotransferase, translating to MNIPLSQPDITEAEIEAVTAVLRSPQLSLGPRLVEFEQAMAGFAGVRHGIGVNSGTSGLHLCVRALGIGEGDEVIVPSFTFIAAANAIRYERAMPVFADIDPLTLNLDPAQVEAAITPRTRAIMAVHNFGIPAPMDALLDIAARHRLVVIEDACEAIGAEYRGRRVGSFGHAAVFAFYPNKQITTGEGGMIVTRDAALAAKMRAWRNQGRYDSADWLQHEELGYNYRLPEINCALGLVQLRRLSEMLAARSSVAAMYNRVLAGVPELILPVLDVPESRQSWFVYVVRLADRFTAQHRDRLAAYLQEQGIGCARYFAPIHRQPSSRAWSAAHLPVTEAVAARTLALPFFNRLGEDQIARVADVLQAGLRTL from the coding sequence ATGAACATCCCGCTTTCGCAGCCGGACATTACCGAGGCCGAGATTGAGGCCGTTACTGCTGTCCTGCGCAGCCCTCAGCTCAGCCTGGGGCCGCGGCTCGTCGAGTTCGAACAGGCCATGGCGGGCTTTGCCGGCGTGCGGCATGGCATTGGCGTGAACTCGGGCACCAGCGGCCTGCATCTTTGCGTGCGCGCGCTCGGCATCGGTGAAGGTGACGAGGTCATTGTGCCGTCATTTACTTTTATCGCGGCGGCCAATGCCATCCGCTATGAGCGCGCGATGCCGGTCTTTGCCGATATCGACCCGCTTACGCTTAATCTCGATCCTGCACAGGTGGAAGCCGCCATTACACCGCGCACGCGGGCGATTATGGCCGTGCACAATTTTGGCATCCCCGCACCGATGGACGCGCTGCTCGACATTGCTGCGCGACATCGGCTCGTTGTCATTGAAGATGCCTGCGAGGCTATCGGCGCAGAGTATCGCGGACGCCGCGTGGGCAGCTTCGGTCATGCCGCGGTCTTCGCCTTCTATCCGAACAAGCAGATCACGACCGGCGAGGGCGGCATGATTGTGACGCGCGATGCTGCGCTCGCTGCGAAAATGCGCGCCTGGCGCAACCAGGGCCGATACGATTCGGCCGACTGGCTGCAGCACGAAGAGCTTGGCTACAACTATCGTCTGCCGGAGATAAATTGCGCGCTGGGTCTCGTCCAGTTGCGCAGGCTGAGTGAGATGCTTGCCGCGCGGTCCTCGGTCGCGGCGATGTACAACCGTGTGCTGGCCGGTGTGCCGGAACTGATTCTGCCTGTGCTCGACGTGCCGGAGAGCAGGCAGAGCTGGTTTGTCTATGTGGTGCGCCTCGCGGATCGTTTCACCGCGCAGCATCGCGATCGGCTTGCGGCCTATTTACAGGAGCAGGGCATTGGCTGCGCACGCTATTTTGCGCCCATTCATCGGCAGCCGAGCTCCCGTGCGTGGTCTGCCGCGCATCTTCCGGTGACCGAGGCTGTCGCTGCGCGCACGCTTGCGCTGCCGTTCTTCAATCGCCTTGGGGAGGATCAGATCGCACGTGTCGCCGACGTTCTGCAGGCAGGGCTGCGCACGCTTTAG
- the neuC gene encoding UDP-N-acetylglucosamine 2-epimerase, translating to MTAGKRTIAVVTSSRADYSHLYWPLRDLADHPGVDLRLIVMASHLSPAFGATGKEIEKDGFSIAGRIECLLSSDSDIGMAKTIGVAVQSLADLLGAMRPDLLLLIADRYEMLAPASVALALRIPIAHIEGGEVSEGAIDDAVRNALTKMSHIHFTSTHGARARVLSMGEEPWRVHCAGAPSLDHLRRSTLLGCAELEKKLEIDLSRPPVLVAYHPVTLRSDTTEEAEALFAALEQVDEPVFFCFPNADAGSYQIMERTRSFLAKRGDGRVFVNLDAVTYWSLLRHVRMLVGNSSSGIMETASFVLPTVNVGLRQKGRERARNVLDAAPDAADILAKICIAGSDAFRASLAGMINPYGDGHAAERITRVLTDAPLGDALLIKQAVPLPILLSDEPGA from the coding sequence ATGACGGCAGGCAAGCGCACCATCGCCGTGGTCACCAGTTCGCGCGCGGACTACAGCCATCTCTACTGGCCTCTCCGCGATCTTGCCGATCATCCCGGCGTCGATCTGCGCCTGATTGTGATGGCTTCGCATCTTTCTCCGGCGTTCGGCGCGACGGGGAAGGAGATCGAAAAGGACGGGTTTTCTATCGCCGGCCGGATTGAGTGCCTGTTGAGCTCGGACTCCGATATCGGCATGGCGAAGACCATCGGCGTTGCGGTGCAGAGCCTTGCCGATCTTCTCGGTGCGATGCGGCCGGATTTGCTGCTGCTCATCGCCGATCGCTACGAGATGCTTGCTCCGGCCTCGGTAGCGCTGGCGCTGCGCATCCCCATCGCGCATATCGAAGGGGGTGAAGTCAGCGAAGGCGCCATCGATGATGCGGTGCGCAATGCGCTCACCAAGATGAGCCATATTCATTTCACCTCCACGCATGGCGCGCGTGCCCGTGTTCTCTCCATGGGGGAAGAGCCGTGGCGGGTGCACTGCGCCGGAGCGCCTTCGCTCGATCACCTGCGCAGGAGTACCTTGCTGGGCTGTGCGGAGCTGGAGAAGAAGTTAGAAATCGATCTGAGCCGGCCGCCTGTTCTTGTTGCCTATCATCCAGTGACGCTGCGTTCCGATACGACGGAGGAAGCCGAGGCGTTGTTTGCCGCGCTCGAGCAAGTGGACGAGCCGGTGTTCTTCTGCTTCCCGAATGCCGATGCAGGGAGCTACCAGATTATGGAGCGCACCCGCAGCTTCCTTGCCAAGAGAGGGGATGGCCGCGTTTTCGTAAATCTGGATGCGGTCACTTATTGGAGCCTGCTGCGCCATGTTCGCATGCTGGTGGGCAACTCCTCGAGCGGCATCATGGAGACGGCGTCCTTTGTGCTGCCGACGGTGAATGTGGGCCTTCGCCAGAAGGGGCGTGAGCGCGCGAGGAATGTTCTCGATGCCGCGCCGGATGCTGCCGATATCCTTGCGAAGATTTGTATCGCTGGCAGTGACGCATTCCGCGCTTCGCTGGCAGGGATGATAAATCCCTATGGCGATGGCCACGCCGCAGAGCGCATCACCCGTGTACTCACCGACGCGCCGCTCGGCGATGCGCTTCTTATCAAGCAGGCTGTGCCACTGCCTATCCTGCTTTCAGATGAGCCGGGCGCATGA
- a CDS encoding polysaccharide biosynthesis protein — MPDPCDSRWNALFRSMELESLPPIDRALIENRRVLVTGAGGSIGSALVRQAASLAPRDLVLLEASEQGLFQLTQDLEAAYTAVLGSVCDEKLLRELFEFHRFDVVLHAAAFKHVPLLESQAFAAIANNALGTRALVRVAAEAGTPRFVLLSTDKAVEPVSMLGVSKRIAELVTLAAGFTVIRLGNVLASAGSVLPYFQQQLDRGEPLTVTHPEVSRYFVTLADAVHLLLLALGERPQLFVPQMGEPVLIREVAHRLLASISEPHPGIVYTGLRPGEKLNEILVAAKEMLAGRAGFPLRAVITPQPAPQQLSAALDALEAAVQERNLSQLLNGIRLLVPDYRPGEQIENLLAQQARTEVRA; from the coding sequence ATGCCAGATCCTTGTGACAGCCGCTGGAATGCCCTTTTTCGCTCGATGGAACTCGAGTCCCTGCCGCCCATCGACCGGGCTCTGATCGAGAACAGGCGCGTGCTGGTTACCGGTGCAGGCGGTTCCATCGGCTCCGCGCTTGTCCGCCAGGCAGCCTCGCTCGCGCCCCGGGATCTGGTGCTGCTTGAGGCCTCGGAGCAGGGCCTGTTTCAGCTTACTCAGGATCTCGAGGCGGCATACACGGCGGTGCTAGGCAGTGTGTGCGATGAAAAGCTGCTGCGTGAGCTTTTCGAGTTCCACCGCTTCGATGTGGTGCTGCATGCGGCGGCTTTCAAGCATGTGCCGCTGCTGGAATCGCAGGCTTTCGCTGCCATCGCCAACAACGCTCTCGGCACAAGAGCGCTGGTTCGTGTGGCAGCAGAGGCGGGCACGCCGCGCTTTGTCCTGCTTTCCACCGACAAGGCGGTAGAGCCTGTGAGCATGCTTGGCGTCTCGAAACGTATTGCGGAGCTTGTGACCCTGGCGGCGGGATTCACGGTCATTCGCCTTGGCAACGTGCTGGCCTCGGCGGGCAGCGTGCTGCCGTATTTTCAGCAGCAGCTCGACCGCGGTGAGCCGCTCACCGTTACGCATCCCGAGGTCAGCCGCTATTTCGTCACGCTTGCGGATGCGGTGCATCTGCTGCTGCTGGCCCTGGGCGAAAGGCCGCAGCTTTTCGTTCCGCAGATGGGTGAGCCGGTGCTTATCCGCGAGGTAGCGCATCGGCTCCTCGCATCGATCTCCGAACCGCATCCGGGCATTGTTTATACCGGACTGCGTCCCGGTGAGAAGCTCAACGAAATACTGGTGGCTGCGAAGGAGATGCTCGCGGGGCGGGCAGGTTTTCCGCTGCGTGCGGTGATCACGCCGCAACCTGCGCCACAACAGCTTTCCGCCGCGCTCGATGCGCTTGAGGCGGCAGTGCAGGAGCGCAATTTGTCACAGTTATTGAACGGTATTCGTCTCCTCGTGCCTGACTATCGGCCTGGTGAGCAGATTGAGAATCTGCTCGCGCAGCAAGCTCGGACCGAGGTGCGCGCATGA
- a CDS encoding CRTAC1 family protein, whose amino-acid sequence MFAHKLLIRRATLCLASSFCLLLCASSAPMAFAQDAPSLAASRLNNVGVALMNQQFTEKALAKFEAAHTADTQTAIPVLNKGIALLYLQKLPEAETALEAAAKIDAKNPRAWYALALAHLDAGNPRQAIDDMQHVVTLDPKDADAHYFLGSFYLSLGDYAHARQEYEAAIERNPIHASAQFGLARALQRLGDTPGSREHLKRFQQLTQNKISSPLSAAYGEQGHYATVEDMLAPPVTPGAMIPVTLKPETIVQPQSNPGAGHAAGACLLPTKDSGRANLLVLGSGSQALRVFTPSASGYTELPAAQTGLTASGDAVACAVGDYDADGQPDLAIAFTDRVVLYHNTGNGHFEDATEKAGIRQLNRPAGVLFLDFDHDGDVDLLVTGAAKENSGPSVLWRNNGNSTFTEWTAPTGLAGTKTTAGATLSDINNDRAVDLLVAGEDAAPTIYLNQREGKFLPLPLYAEPALAASRGLAVFDFDKDGWMDVAVSHAGSPGLSLWRNNGGNAFERVPLPLKDATAAWGLTPIDIDNDGWMDLAAIVETSSGAELRVFRNRGPQGFEDVSDAVGASKLKLNNPRALIADDIDGDGAADLIVTQADGSVIALKNIGGNKNHSLRIALTGLADNKTAIGTKVEVFSNGQKQKFEITGGAGYLSQGATEILAGLGQSQQVDVVRLLWPTGVPQDEIDISAAKPLELKELDRRGSSCPVLFAWDGTKYQFVADVIGAAVVGHWVSPTATNQADPDEWIKVEGSQLKARNGYLSLRFGEPMEEINYIDQLRLVAIDHPEGTEVYPDERFLDESPFASGKAVAASAQTRPLAGAWDDHGHDVLPLLARRDHQYVRDFTNLSYAGYANMHTLTLDLGTWSPANPLRLFLHGYIEYFSASSMYAAWQAGLKPVSPYLEAQMPDGSWKRIIDDMGFPAGLPRTIVVDLTGKLPAGATKVRLTTNLQIYWDQALVDNGPSQSVPMRQTELPLGMAHLAFRGYPQQIEGATPGDLTYNYEKISQTGPFEWQRGPYTHYGSVTPLLAAADNRYVIFGSGEEIDAEFAASSLPPLPPHWKRDYFFYANGFVKDMDFYEAMPFSVAQLPFHEESSYPYPKSEHYPETPETLRYLLNWDDRFESGDRLQHFQFDYTPVKSEPDTQP is encoded by the coding sequence ATGTTCGCGCACAAATTGCTCATCCGCCGCGCCACGCTTTGCCTGGCCTCCTCTTTCTGCCTGCTCCTCTGCGCGAGCAGCGCGCCCATGGCCTTCGCCCAGGACGCTCCATCGCTTGCAGCCTCGCGGCTCAATAACGTGGGCGTAGCGCTGATGAACCAGCAGTTCACCGAGAAGGCTCTCGCAAAATTTGAGGCCGCGCACACCGCAGATACGCAGACCGCAATTCCAGTATTGAACAAGGGAATAGCGCTGCTTTACCTGCAAAAACTGCCGGAGGCCGAAACCGCTCTCGAAGCGGCGGCAAAAATCGACGCGAAGAACCCGCGCGCATGGTACGCGCTGGCGCTGGCGCACCTCGATGCCGGCAATCCCAGGCAGGCCATCGATGACATGCAGCATGTAGTAACGCTCGATCCGAAGGATGCGGACGCCCACTACTTTCTCGGCTCGTTTTACCTCAGCCTGGGTGATTACGCGCACGCCAGGCAGGAGTATGAAGCTGCGATCGAGCGGAATCCGATCCATGCCTCGGCACAGTTCGGACTCGCGCGCGCCTTGCAGCGCCTCGGCGACACACCCGGTTCCCGCGAGCACCTGAAGCGCTTTCAGCAGCTCACGCAGAATAAGATTTCGAGCCCTCTGAGCGCGGCTTACGGAGAACAGGGCCACTACGCAACTGTCGAAGACATGCTGGCGCCTCCGGTAACGCCGGGCGCAATGATCCCCGTCACGCTGAAGCCGGAAACCATTGTCCAGCCACAGAGCAACCCTGGCGCCGGACACGCCGCGGGCGCATGCCTGCTGCCGACAAAAGACAGCGGACGAGCCAATCTTCTGGTGCTCGGCAGCGGCTCGCAGGCGTTGCGTGTCTTCACTCCCTCGGCGAGCGGCTACACTGAGCTTCCCGCCGCGCAGACCGGACTCACAGCCAGCGGAGACGCCGTCGCCTGCGCTGTCGGCGACTACGATGCAGACGGGCAGCCCGACCTCGCAATTGCCTTCACCGATCGGGTCGTCCTCTATCACAACACCGGGAACGGACACTTTGAGGACGCGACGGAAAAAGCAGGCATCCGCCAGCTCAATCGCCCAGCCGGCGTGCTCTTCCTCGACTTCGATCACGACGGCGACGTGGACCTGCTGGTGACCGGCGCAGCCAAAGAGAACAGTGGCCCAAGCGTGCTATGGCGCAACAACGGCAACTCGACCTTTACAGAATGGACCGCGCCCACCGGACTTGCAGGCACAAAGACAACTGCGGGTGCCACGCTCTCCGACATCAACAATGACCGCGCCGTAGATTTGCTGGTCGCAGGCGAAGATGCCGCGCCGACGATCTACCTGAATCAACGCGAAGGAAAATTCCTGCCCCTCCCGCTCTATGCCGAGCCCGCGCTCGCCGCATCGCGCGGCCTCGCCGTCTTCGATTTCGACAAAGACGGCTGGATGGACGTAGCCGTTTCGCATGCCGGCTCTCCAGGGCTGAGCCTGTGGCGCAATAACGGAGGCAACGCCTTCGAACGGGTGCCGCTCCCTCTCAAGGATGCGACTGCTGCCTGGGGCCTGACGCCGATCGACATCGACAACGATGGCTGGATGGATCTTGCCGCGATCGTCGAAACCTCCTCTGGCGCAGAGCTGCGTGTCTTCAGAAATCGCGGTCCACAGGGATTCGAAGACGTCAGCGATGCCGTAGGCGCCAGCAAGCTGAAGCTGAACAATCCGCGCGCACTGATCGCGGATGACATCGACGGAGACGGGGCCGCAGACCTGATCGTGACGCAGGCGGATGGCTCCGTGATCGCGCTGAAAAATATCGGCGGCAACAAAAATCACTCCCTGCGGATTGCACTGACCGGGCTCGCGGACAACAAGACAGCCATCGGTACAAAAGTTGAGGTCTTCTCGAACGGACAGAAGCAGAAATTCGAGATCACCGGCGGAGCAGGCTATCTGAGCCAGGGTGCGACGGAAATTCTGGCCGGGCTCGGACAGAGCCAGCAGGTAGACGTGGTGCGCCTCCTGTGGCCGACCGGCGTGCCGCAGGACGAGATCGATATCTCAGCGGCGAAACCTCTTGAGCTCAAGGAATTGGATCGGCGCGGCAGCTCGTGCCCGGTGCTTTTCGCATGGGATGGCACAAAGTACCAGTTCGTTGCCGACGTGATCGGCGCAGCCGTCGTCGGACACTGGGTCTCTCCAACCGCGACCAACCAGGCCGATCCGGATGAATGGATTAAAGTGGAGGGCTCGCAGCTCAAAGCCCGCAACGGCTACCTGAGCCTGCGCTTCGGCGAGCCGATGGAGGAGATCAACTACATCGATCAGCTGCGGCTCGTGGCCATCGATCATCCCGAAGGCACCGAGGTCTATCCGGACGAGCGCTTCCTCGACGAATCACCCTTCGCATCGGGCAAGGCTGTCGCGGCCTCTGCTCAGACACGGCCGCTTGCCGGAGCCTGGGACGATCATGGGCACGACGTACTGCCGCTGCTCGCCAGGCGCGATCATCAGTATGTGCGCGACTTCACCAACCTGAGCTACGCAGGCTACGCCAACATGCACACGCTCACGCTCGATCTCGGCACATGGTCTCCTGCAAACCCGCTGCGGCTCTTCCTGCATGGCTATATCGAGTACTTCAGCGCAAGCTCGATGTATGCCGCGTGGCAGGCCGGCCTCAAGCCGGTATCGCCGTATCTCGAAGCGCAGATGCCGGACGGCAGCTGGAAGCGGATCATCGACGACATGGGCTTTCCTGCGGGTCTGCCACGCACCATCGTCGTCGATCTCACCGGCAAGTTGCCCGCAGGCGCGACAAAGGTCCGCCTCACCACGAATCTGCAGATCTACTGGGACCAGGCGCTGGTAGACAATGGTCCCTCGCAGAGTGTGCCGATGCGGCAGACAGAGCTACCGCTGGGAATGGCGCACCTCGCCTTCCGCGGCTACCCGCAGCAGATCGAGGGCGCAACCCCGGGCGACCTCACCTACAACTACGAGAAGATCAGCCAGACAGGCCCCTTCGAATGGCAGCGCGGCCCATACACACACTACGGCAGCGTGACTCCCTTGCTGGCCGCGGCCGATAACCGGTACGTCATCTTCGGCAGCGGCGAAGAGATCGATGCGGAGTTTGCAGCCTCATCTCTGCCGCCGTTGCCGCCGCACTGGAAGCGCGACTACTTCTTCTATGCGAATGGTTTTGTGAAGGACATGGATTTCTACGAAGCGATGCCCTTCAGCGTGGCACAGCTTCCCTTCCACGAAGAGAGCAGCTATCCGTATCCGAAGTCCGAGCATTATCCTGAGACGCCGGAGACACTGCGCTACCTGCTGAACTGGGATGATCGCTTCGAGTCCGGAGACCGGCTGCAGCACTTCCAGTTCGATTACACGCCGGTCAAGTCGGAACCGGATACGCAACCATGA
- a CDS encoding amidase has product MTVTFLSAREQLAMLRARKISSIELAEEHIRQIGQWNNALGAFIEFDAGRVREQAKRGASGPLAGLCLSSKATVPIAGYRCEIGSALLRGDVAEQDAEAVARLRSAGATLLGTTNCPEFLMAYETDNLLYGKTRNPWSLDHSAGGSSGGEAAAIAAGMSAGGLGSDSGGSVRVPAHFCGISALKPTPGRVPGRGHTPPCIGPFSILGAVGPMARTIGDVALLFEALAEQDRLDPASPPLSLREMSIESAKQVRIGWLEEDGLTPVTEETREAVRAAVQSLEAQGFHVEPFRPAALEEARQLWWKFFMQCGAMFYAPAIAGRQAELSPIFREFLHLSGEAPPLTATQLLDAWAQCDEVRGKLLAEMREYPILLLPACSVPAFRHGEREWKIDGQPVQYLDAMRYTQWFNLLAAPAAVVPVSQSRNGLPIGVQIAGRPFEDELVLTVAGCVDRAFGYRPPPLVYPAAP; this is encoded by the coding sequence ATGACGGTGACATTTCTCTCGGCCCGCGAACAGCTGGCCATGCTGCGCGCGCGTAAAATATCGTCCATCGAACTCGCCGAAGAACATATCCGTCAGATCGGGCAATGGAATAATGCGCTTGGAGCCTTCATCGAATTTGATGCCGGGCGCGTGCGCGAGCAGGCGAAACGAGGCGCGAGCGGTCCACTCGCCGGACTCTGCCTCAGCTCGAAGGCGACAGTGCCCATCGCCGGCTATCGCTGCGAGATTGGAAGCGCGCTGCTCCGCGGCGACGTCGCAGAGCAGGATGCCGAAGCCGTGGCCCGTCTGCGCTCCGCCGGCGCGACGCTTCTCGGCACAACAAACTGCCCCGAATTCCTCATGGCGTATGAGACCGACAACCTTCTCTACGGCAAGACGCGGAATCCATGGAGCCTCGATCACTCGGCAGGCGGCTCGAGCGGCGGCGAAGCCGCAGCCATTGCAGCGGGCATGTCCGCCGGAGGCCTGGGCAGCGACAGCGGCGGCTCGGTGCGCGTGCCCGCGCACTTCTGCGGCATCAGCGCATTGAAGCCCACACCGGGACGCGTCCCCGGGCGCGGACATACACCGCCATGTATCGGACCATTTTCCATCCTCGGCGCAGTCGGTCCCATGGCGCGCACCATCGGCGACGTCGCCTTGCTCTTCGAAGCACTCGCCGAACAGGATCGCCTCGATCCGGCGAGCCCGCCGCTATCGTTGCGTGAGATGTCGATCGAATCCGCAAAGCAGGTACGGATCGGCTGGCTGGAAGAGGATGGCCTGACTCCCGTGACGGAAGAGACGCGCGAGGCTGTGCGAGCCGCCGTGCAGTCCCTCGAAGCGCAAGGCTTTCATGTGGAGCCCTTTCGCCCGGCCGCTCTCGAAGAGGCGCGGCAACTGTGGTGGAAATTCTTCATGCAATGCGGCGCCATGTTCTATGCGCCGGCCATCGCAGGCCGCCAGGCAGAGCTCAGCCCCATCTTTCGCGAGTTTTTGCACCTTTCCGGCGAGGCGCCGCCGCTCACGGCGACACAACTGCTGGATGCCTGGGCGCAATGCGATGAGGTGCGCGGAAAGCTGCTGGCAGAAATGCGCGAATACCCCATCCTGCTGCTGCCGGCGTGTTCAGTGCCCGCATTCCGGCATGGAGAGCGCGAGTGGAAGATCGATGGCCAGCCGGTGCAGTATCTCGACGCGATGCGTTACACCCAGTGGTTCAACCTGCTGGCCGCGCCCGCCGCGGTCGTGCCGGTCAGCCAGTCCCGCAATGGACTGCCGATCGGAGTGCAGATTGCGGGCCGTCCGTTTGAAGACGAGCTTGTCCTCACCGTAGCAGGGTGCGTCGATCGGGCCTTTGGATACCGGCCGCCGCCGCTCGTCTACCCTGCCGCGCCGTAA
- a CDS encoding UDP-N-acetylmuramoyl-tripeptide--D-alanyl-D-alanine ligase: MNLELHQAAQWCSAELHGHTPHASVITGYSIDSRTIQPGDLFFAVKGDRFDGHAFVAAAFAAGAIGAVVASKQLGHLGSVSGPLLAVEDPLVALQQLAAAVRRHWGKRVVGVTGSAGKTTTKEAIAAVLGARFAVLKSQGNLNNGFGLPLQLLKLQPEHEVAVIEMGMSAAGEIAALARIAAPEWGVVTNVGNAHAEFFPDGIAGVARAKYELIQSLPHQGIAFLNCDDHYVSQFGRDFKGAVVYFGYGPCADPRATAVEPLGIDGLRVSVLAGQETASLHLHLPGEHNVSNALAAIAVGIAAGIPLEACCRALEALLPDEKRGRAVSVRGATIINDSYNSNPEALKAMIATLATVPVGEGGRRILVAGEMLELGAQAAALHTACGARAVQEKIDIVLGVRGAAAHIVEEVAKRGREAHFFATPEEAGAWLHEHLQPGDVVLLKASRGVRLERLLDVL; this comes from the coding sequence ATGAACCTGGAACTTCACCAGGCCGCACAGTGGTGCAGCGCGGAATTGCATGGGCATACGCCGCACGCCAGCGTGATCACCGGCTACTCCATCGACTCGCGCACCATCCAGCCGGGCGATCTCTTTTTTGCCGTGAAGGGCGACCGTTTTGATGGGCACGCATTTGTGGCCGCGGCTTTCGCTGCTGGCGCTATCGGGGCAGTGGTCGCCTCGAAGCAGCTTGGCCACCTGGGCAGCGTGTCCGGTCCGCTGCTCGCGGTAGAAGATCCTCTTGTTGCCCTGCAGCAGTTGGCTGCGGCGGTGCGGCGCCATTGGGGCAAGCGCGTCGTCGGCGTTACCGGGTCGGCCGGAAAAACTACGACGAAAGAGGCGATTGCCGCGGTGTTGGGTGCGCGTTTCGCTGTCCTCAAATCGCAGGGCAATCTCAATAACGGTTTCGGCCTGCCTCTGCAGCTTTTGAAGCTCCAGCCGGAGCACGAGGTCGCGGTTATTGAGATGGGCATGTCCGCTGCCGGTGAGATTGCCGCGCTGGCGCGCATCGCCGCGCCCGAGTGGGGTGTGGTCACGAATGTGGGCAATGCGCACGCGGAGTTTTTTCCGGACGGCATTGCCGGTGTGGCTCGCGCCAAGTATGAGCTGATCCAGTCGCTGCCGCACCAGGGCATCGCATTTTTGAACTGCGACGATCACTATGTTTCGCAATTCGGACGCGACTTCAAGGGCGCCGTGGTCTACTTCGGGTACGGTCCCTGCGCCGATCCGCGCGCTACCGCTGTCGAGCCGCTCGGCATCGATGGTCTTCGTGTCTCGGTGCTCGCGGGGCAGGAGACGGCGTCGCTGCATCTGCATCTGCCGGGTGAGCACAATGTTTCGAATGCGCTTGCGGCCATCGCCGTGGGGATTGCAGCGGGCATCCCTCTCGAAGCCTGCTGCCGGGCTCTTGAGGCGTTGCTGCCGGATGAGAAGCGCGGGCGCGCTGTTTCTGTGCGCGGCGCGACCATTATCAACGACAGTTACAATTCGAACCCTGAAGCTCTGAAGGCCATGATTGCGACCCTGGCTACGGTCCCGGTGGGGGAGGGGGGACGCCGCATTCTGGTTGCAGGCGAAATGCTCGAACTGGGTGCGCAGGCAGCGGCGCTCCACACGGCCTGCGGCGCGCGTGCCGTTCAAGAGAAGATCGATATTGTGCTCGGCGTGCGGGGAGCGGCTGCTCATATCGTCGAAGAAGTCGCAAAGCGTGGCCGGGAGGCCCATTTCTTTGCAACTCCCGAAGAGGCCGGTGCGTGGCTCCACGAGCATCTCCAGCCTGGGGATGTAGTTCTGTTGAAGGCTTCGCGCGGAGTACGCCTCGAGCGTCTCCTCGATGTTTTGTAG